A single window of Rhodococcus jostii RHA1 DNA harbors:
- a CDS encoding glycosyl hydrolase family 28-related protein has translation MTDDVLNRRRLLARSLGVAAALPLAAAACTSSAEEPTVEFTSPHVSDVPSARNVRDFGAVGDGKADDTTAIATACAVGEGPLVLYLPAGAYRVTAWPDLPDYAAVIGDGSDVTTIGYAGDGPLITLRGKHRVSFKRLGIYVTGATGAAVSLSECFRCSFDSVVFRGGHVSSNYPEFAQQRGVILDQNTGGTAFINCDVNNFGIGLTTRCIQNYVTSSKFTSNYVGVLGTGNDHSAGLSMVNVEFVSDTDPNTTDKHVLIDGAANDWWLTNVWFEGADIALSIGNRDRGGPAQFGLVNCKVAARSVCMDMVYCRQPYLANVQFDSDIQRPAIEVRVDPEGCPDGTAVNLLSSTTSDIDPKSFPEGWSVTGRGQVSGVTFVGTVITRAGIDSADLLQAQSPDGEVLSAVLPTGEWLVDRADSGVVLKDSADNYWRLTVSTDGSVKTAPLGRRRPTG, from the coding sequence GTGACAGACGATGTCCTGAATCGGCGGCGGTTGCTGGCTCGTTCACTGGGTGTCGCTGCAGCACTACCACTGGCGGCTGCCGCGTGTACGTCATCAGCCGAGGAACCGACTGTCGAGTTCACCTCGCCACACGTCTCCGATGTCCCCTCCGCGCGCAACGTCCGGGATTTCGGGGCTGTCGGCGATGGCAAGGCCGACGACACGACGGCGATCGCCACCGCTTGTGCGGTCGGCGAGGGCCCCCTGGTTCTCTACCTGCCCGCCGGTGCTTACCGCGTCACTGCATGGCCTGACCTGCCCGACTACGCCGCTGTCATCGGGGACGGCAGCGACGTCACGACCATCGGTTACGCCGGGGACGGACCATTGATCACACTTCGAGGAAAGCATCGGGTGAGTTTCAAGCGCCTGGGGATCTACGTGACCGGCGCAACCGGCGCGGCGGTGTCCCTGTCCGAATGCTTCAGATGCTCGTTCGATTCCGTCGTATTCCGCGGCGGACACGTCAGTAGCAACTATCCCGAGTTTGCACAGCAGCGAGGGGTCATACTCGACCAGAACACGGGTGGCACTGCGTTCATCAATTGCGATGTCAACAACTTCGGAATCGGGCTCACGACCAGATGCATTCAGAACTACGTCACCTCCTCGAAGTTTACGAGCAATTACGTCGGAGTCCTGGGGACGGGAAATGATCATAGTGCCGGGCTGTCAATGGTCAACGTCGAATTCGTATCCGACACCGATCCGAACACTACGGACAAGCACGTGTTGATCGACGGAGCGGCAAACGATTGGTGGTTGACAAATGTATGGTTCGAGGGCGCCGACATCGCCCTGTCGATCGGGAATCGCGATCGTGGTGGGCCTGCACAGTTCGGCCTGGTCAACTGCAAGGTCGCAGCACGCTCGGTGTGTATGGACATGGTGTATTGCCGACAGCCCTACCTTGCCAACGTCCAGTTCGATTCGGATATCCAGCGCCCGGCAATCGAAGTCCGCGTCGATCCCGAGGGGTGTCCGGACGGCACCGCTGTCAATCTGCTCTCCAGCACAACTTCCGACATCGATCCGAAATCGTTTCCTGAAGGGTGGAGCGTGACTGGTCGCGGGCAGGTAAGTGGAGTTACCTTCGTAGGAACCGTGATTACTCGCGCAGGCATTGACAGTGCTGACCTCCTGCAGGCGCAATCCCCCGATGGTGAAGTACTTTCCGCGGTTCTGCCGACCGGAGAGTGGCTCGTCGACCGAGCCGACAGTGGAGTCGTGCTGAAGGATTCGGCCGACAACTACTGGAGACTGACGGTCTCGACCGATGGCAGCGTGAAGACCGCCCCGCTCGGTAGGCGCCGACCGACTGGCTAG
- a CDS encoding polysaccharide biosynthesis tyrosine autokinase: MRLIDYLHIARRRWILISAITILCVAGAVGYSSMQPTTYQSTSRLYVTMATGTSVNDVYQGGLAAQQRVTSYVNLAASSNVAQRVVDQLGLPMSAGELQGKISASFPPATALLDVTVTDSTAEGAVMLTDAVVAQFRRLVDELETIQTDAAPAARVSVVDPATDPVAINGPNSRRLLGIGLLAGLALGCLAALVKDRMDRTIRTSHELGEILPIPVLAILDVGEPGAIGEARRLRTRLIQAGGGDSGMTVLLTSLSARSQPDVSVMLAKAFADSGRRVVLIDADTTGGGISNHLPVSDSGLADLLRTTSSPVDELSTCADSGISVLAIGSVDDRTSDLLASERLTQIVSALRFDFDYVVIDAAPVGSAADALTLSGRCDGTVAVVEMGRSTSPQVLGALATFDQGGSRLIGAVAISKKHANWLRKIFRRQNSGPIRTWNTGTEPQKEEPAIVLDATADTLEADR; the protein is encoded by the coding sequence ATGCGATTGATCGATTATTTGCACATAGCTCGCCGCCGCTGGATTCTCATCTCGGCGATCACAATTCTCTGTGTGGCGGGCGCCGTCGGCTACAGCTCCATGCAACCGACCACATATCAATCGACCAGCCGACTGTATGTGACGATGGCAACCGGAACGTCGGTGAACGACGTCTACCAGGGTGGTCTAGCCGCCCAGCAGCGAGTGACGTCATACGTAAACCTCGCCGCGAGTTCCAACGTCGCTCAACGCGTCGTCGACCAACTCGGGTTGCCGATGTCTGCCGGCGAGCTGCAGGGCAAGATCTCGGCCTCATTCCCCCCGGCCACCGCGCTGCTGGACGTCACGGTCACCGATTCGACGGCCGAGGGTGCCGTCATGTTGACCGACGCCGTGGTAGCTCAGTTTCGAAGACTGGTAGACGAATTGGAGACCATCCAGACCGACGCGGCTCCTGCTGCAAGAGTTTCGGTCGTCGATCCGGCCACAGATCCCGTCGCGATCAATGGACCCAACTCGCGGCGGCTGCTCGGTATCGGCCTGCTCGCCGGATTGGCGCTCGGTTGTCTGGCGGCGCTTGTGAAGGACCGCATGGACCGCACGATCCGGACATCGCATGAGCTCGGTGAAATTCTGCCGATCCCCGTTCTCGCCATTCTCGATGTCGGGGAACCCGGTGCCATCGGGGAGGCTCGGCGACTGCGCACTCGATTGATCCAGGCGGGTGGTGGCGACAGCGGGATGACAGTGTTGCTCACAAGTCTCTCGGCACGTTCACAACCGGATGTCTCGGTCATGCTCGCGAAGGCATTCGCAGACAGCGGTCGGCGGGTCGTGTTGATCGATGCCGATACCACGGGAGGTGGCATCTCCAACCATCTTCCCGTGTCCGACTCGGGCCTCGCAGACCTCCTGCGCACGACTTCGTCCCCCGTCGACGAGTTGTCTACATGCGCTGACTCCGGGATCAGCGTGCTGGCCATCGGATCTGTCGACGATCGAACCAGTGATCTGCTCGCATCCGAGCGCCTCACCCAGATCGTATCCGCACTCCGTTTCGACTTCGACTACGTCGTCATCGACGCCGCCCCGGTCGGATCTGCCGCCGACGCATTGACGCTCTCCGGGCGTTGCGACGGCACAGTCGCTGTCGTCGAAATGGGAAGATCCACGTCGCCGCAGGTACTCGGCGCACTGGCGACGTTCGATCAAGGTGGATCCCGGCTGATCGGAGCCGTAGCAATATCGAAGAAGCACGCCAACTGGCTCCGCAAGATCTTCCGCCGGCAGAACAGCGGACCAATCCGAACATGGAACACCGGCACGGAACCGCAGAAGGAGGAACCCGCGATCGTCCTCGATGCAACGGCAGACACACTCGAGGCGGACCGGTGA
- a CDS encoding CgeB family protein: protein MKILYVGDDWVGSNARSLANGFRQAGHDVVVVDSTSVSLPPRMSPPWIYAKATHRRARWSIEAVQSRIDAIAAEFKPDMVFGFKAVFLDQRRLLDVPAQFHVHYSPDDTSNPYNTSPGYLELESEWDLVVTTKRHNVPELLERGARAVKFVLSAYDPAWHHLSARRDSRRYVVGFIGACRPDRRDRLISLARKYGKNLLVRGPGWCRVPELRVTSAEVAGPVYGEHFASEIASVTANLVLLNSDNRDTHTCRTFEVPASGGLFVGERTSEHAELLEEGTECLLFSNENELDEILEWCVMSPGQAEKIAESGFRRIVEGRHRYVDRAREIVDEIC, encoded by the coding sequence ATGAAGATCCTGTATGTCGGCGACGACTGGGTCGGAAGCAACGCTCGATCGCTCGCCAACGGGTTCCGGCAGGCGGGACACGACGTTGTCGTCGTCGACTCGACGTCGGTGTCACTTCCTCCGCGGATGTCACCCCCGTGGATCTACGCGAAGGCCACTCACCGGCGGGCGCGCTGGAGTATCGAAGCCGTTCAATCGCGCATCGATGCCATCGCTGCCGAATTCAAACCCGACATGGTGTTCGGATTCAAGGCCGTCTTCCTCGACCAACGGCGTCTCCTCGACGTCCCGGCGCAGTTCCATGTTCACTACAGCCCCGACGACACCTCCAACCCCTACAACACATCGCCCGGCTACCTGGAACTGGAGAGCGAATGGGACCTCGTCGTCACGACCAAGCGCCACAACGTCCCTGAGCTACTCGAACGTGGTGCGCGCGCCGTCAAGTTCGTGCTCAGCGCATATGACCCTGCGTGGCACCACCTCTCGGCACGACGAGACTCCCGACGATACGTCGTCGGCTTCATCGGAGCCTGCCGTCCCGACCGTCGCGATCGCTTGATCTCACTGGCACGAAAGTACGGCAAGAATTTGCTCGTTCGCGGGCCCGGCTGGTGCCGTGTGCCCGAGTTGCGGGTCACCAGTGCCGAAGTCGCGGGTCCGGTGTACGGAGAGCATTTCGCCTCGGAAATCGCGTCCGTGACGGCGAACCTCGTTCTGCTCAACTCCGACAACCGGGACACACATACCTGCAGAACTTTTGAAGTGCCCGCGTCCGGCGGACTCTTCGTGGGCGAGAGGACGAGCGAACATGCGGAACTTCTGGAGGAGGGCACGGAATGTCTCCTGTTTTCGAACGAGAACGAGTTGGACGAGATCCTGGAATGGTGCGTGATGAGTCCCGGGCAGGCAGAGAAGATTGCAGAGTCGGGTTTCCGGCGGATCGTGGAGGGTAGGCACAGATATGTGGATCGTGCCCGAGAGATCGTCGATGAAATCTGCTGA
- a CDS encoding lipopolysaccharide biosynthesis protein, which translates to MADDRRENHIVTVVRDIAFVSFGKYGQYVITVVTLPLIARVLGTEGLGLLAIGMSSYFIGSLLVDLGITQFLAAMVHSADINQLRGNYLVIRAAILGTIGAALLASLVYGVDIHLHMILLGLFAGGFWSISEDWVLIGQGRFGASMAYQGVGRIAYLALLMSLLPRLPHPSVAILCLLVSSTLTVALTWRDSLKKFGRPCRPREVTTILRMGAPVLTSRLLVASYGQGAVAVYSSVLDAVSIGLYSAGDRLVRAIQSLLDPIGFALLPRMARHSTDDQFWRRATQALIVCLCAAGVATVAVWIAAPALINLVFGSDFSEAIPLLRVEVLILPATALTSFVTTAVLPVKQDTSGVLIGATIGTFVAAASLLVAALTQSVWALVYGTLCCEFSVALWYVVRMRRLAGRERKERNAGGTATEVALVHKENRL; encoded by the coding sequence ATGGCTGACGACCGACGAGAAAACCACATCGTCACTGTCGTGCGTGACATCGCTTTCGTGAGCTTCGGGAAGTACGGCCAGTATGTGATCACGGTGGTAACGCTTCCGTTGATAGCGCGAGTTCTCGGAACCGAAGGACTCGGGCTTCTCGCGATCGGAATGTCTTCCTACTTCATCGGATCCCTGCTCGTCGATCTCGGGATCACCCAGTTTCTCGCCGCGATGGTCCACAGCGCAGACATCAATCAGCTCCGCGGAAACTATCTCGTAATCCGTGCGGCAATTCTCGGGACCATAGGTGCCGCCTTACTCGCCAGCCTCGTCTACGGCGTCGATATCCACCTTCACATGATTCTGCTCGGGTTGTTCGCCGGCGGCTTCTGGTCCATCTCCGAAGACTGGGTTCTCATAGGGCAAGGCCGATTCGGAGCGTCGATGGCATATCAGGGCGTCGGCCGAATCGCGTACCTCGCACTCCTGATGTCGTTGCTCCCGCGCCTGCCCCATCCCTCTGTCGCCATCCTCTGCTTACTCGTGTCGTCCACACTGACCGTCGCACTGACCTGGAGGGACTCTCTCAAGAAGTTCGGCCGCCCATGTCGTCCACGCGAGGTGACGACAATTCTCCGAATGGGAGCACCCGTCCTCACCTCACGTCTGCTCGTAGCAAGCTACGGGCAGGGCGCTGTTGCGGTGTACTCCTCGGTGCTCGACGCGGTGTCCATCGGCCTGTATTCTGCCGGAGATCGGCTGGTGCGAGCCATACAGTCCTTGCTCGATCCAATAGGCTTTGCGCTACTGCCACGCATGGCCCGCCACAGCACCGACGATCAGTTCTGGCGACGCGCAACCCAGGCGCTTATCGTATGTCTTTGCGCGGCCGGAGTTGCGACGGTCGCGGTATGGATTGCGGCGCCGGCCCTGATCAACCTCGTCTTCGGAAGCGATTTTTCCGAGGCCATTCCGCTCCTGCGAGTCGAGGTGCTCATACTGCCCGCGACCGCCTTGACGTCATTTGTCACCACCGCGGTCCTACCCGTCAAGCAGGACACGAGCGGCGTCTTGATCGGCGCAACCATCGGAACCTTCGTCGCAGCCGCGTCACTACTCGTCGCTGCACTGACACAATCGGTGTGGGCCCTCGTCTACGGCACATTGTGCTGCGAGTTCTCCGTGGCGCTGTGGTACGTCGTCCGGATGCGGCGACTCGCCGGTCGCGAGCGAAAAGAACGCAATGCCGGCGGCACCGCCACAGAGGTCGCGCTGGTTCACAAGGAGAATCGGCTATGA
- a CDS encoding glycosyltransferase family 4 protein: MTKALFITHTAAPSGAELATLRLAIALRDNGSGDTGRRVDVSVACAQGGPVVDRMREAGLETIILPNTFDSRAVTVRSRSLRRLILGFFGLAKIGWSAGATARATGATVLVAESTKALVIGAVAARRAGIPLVWQVHDRISAEYFGGLLASVVRGLGWVFSRGYIANSRSTMSTLFAWHRATLVAYPGVEPSRLPDHVSQRRPSETVVVAVGRLTPWKGQDVFLRALADTTVRPQCVYLVGGTFFGEEAFRESLERLGHELDLPVIFTGHVDHPDAYMRHADILVHCSVIPEPFGQVVVEGMNAGCAVIASGPGGPTEIVESGINGLLVDGGDQEQLTAALNTLIGDRELRRRLSAAGRRRATYFDIAESARDIASFLDTVSATPERKRAAHG; the protein is encoded by the coding sequence ATGACCAAGGCCCTGTTCATCACACACACAGCCGCACCCTCTGGTGCCGAGTTGGCGACACTTCGATTGGCAATCGCTCTTCGCGACAACGGATCAGGCGACACGGGGCGACGCGTCGATGTCTCGGTGGCCTGTGCTCAGGGCGGGCCAGTCGTCGATCGCATGCGCGAGGCCGGTCTGGAAACCATCATTTTGCCAAACACTTTCGACAGCCGCGCCGTGACCGTCCGAAGCAGGAGCTTGCGCCGACTGATCCTGGGATTCTTCGGACTCGCCAAGATCGGATGGTCGGCCGGTGCGACCGCGAGGGCGACAGGGGCGACAGTTCTCGTCGCAGAAAGTACCAAGGCATTGGTCATCGGCGCAGTCGCTGCGCGACGCGCCGGGATCCCACTTGTATGGCAGGTGCACGACCGGATATCCGCCGAATACTTCGGGGGTCTCCTCGCCAGCGTAGTTCGCGGGCTCGGCTGGGTGTTCAGCCGAGGCTACATCGCCAACAGCAGATCGACGATGAGTACGCTGTTCGCCTGGCACAGGGCAACGCTCGTCGCCTACCCCGGCGTCGAACCGAGCAGGCTTCCCGATCACGTGAGCCAACGTCGCCCATCCGAAACTGTTGTCGTCGCCGTTGGGCGCTTGACGCCCTGGAAAGGGCAGGACGTTTTCCTGCGCGCGCTGGCCGATACGACTGTTCGACCTCAGTGCGTCTATCTCGTCGGAGGGACATTCTTCGGCGAGGAAGCTTTTCGTGAAAGCCTGGAGCGTCTCGGACACGAACTCGACCTTCCAGTGATCTTTACGGGACACGTCGACCACCCTGACGCCTACATGCGGCATGCAGACATTCTGGTGCACTGTTCCGTCATCCCGGAACCGTTCGGTCAGGTCGTTGTGGAGGGGATGAACGCGGGCTGCGCGGTAATCGCCTCGGGCCCAGGCGGCCCGACCGAGATCGTCGAGTCGGGGATCAACGGGTTACTCGTCGACGGCGGTGATCAGGAGCAACTGACAGCGGCGCTGAATACATTGATCGGCGATCGTGAGCTTCGTCGACGTCTTTCGGCAGCGGGCCGACGACGCGCAACTTATTTCGATATTGCCGAGTCCGCTCGCGATATAGCGTCATTTCTCGACACCGTGTCTGCCACGCCGGAACGTAAGCGAGCAGCGCATGGCTGA
- a CDS encoding glycosyltransferase family 4 protein — protein sequence MTGAEWFTSGHGGLNRYFTDLYSTLNERPGVDVSAAAFGKPEQGGHSWGPVGASTLRRAYTAFRDTSALPPDAVIDRHFCLYGRSAIGAHGKHPLVVHFHGPWAAESRIVGASEITARSKYWIERLRYAGADRFVVLSKHFRNLLVECYRVPERKIRVIPPGVDLARFRPSDSPSASCTILCVRRLERRMGIHVLLRSWRAVIAAHPDARLVIVGTGTEESALRGQAAEAGYLDSITFEGTATDGRLAQLYGQAALTVVPSVALEGFGLIALESLAAGRAPIVTECGGLPDSVQELDPSLIVPPGDADALGERIVRALDGHMPGPGQCRTHAESFSWDAASQQHISMYEELVS from the coding sequence ATGACGGGGGCGGAGTGGTTCACGTCGGGACATGGTGGATTGAACCGATACTTCACCGACCTGTATTCCACACTGAATGAACGCCCGGGCGTCGATGTTTCCGCTGCAGCGTTCGGTAAGCCCGAACAGGGCGGGCATTCGTGGGGCCCGGTCGGTGCATCGACACTGCGCCGCGCATATACCGCTTTTCGCGACACCAGCGCTCTACCGCCGGACGCGGTCATCGACCGCCATTTCTGCCTATATGGGCGCTCGGCGATCGGCGCGCATGGCAAACATCCCCTCGTTGTCCACTTTCACGGGCCCTGGGCAGCCGAAAGTCGCATCGTTGGGGCCAGTGAGATCACTGCGCGGTCGAAGTACTGGATCGAACGGCTCCGCTACGCCGGCGCAGACCGCTTCGTCGTGCTGTCCAAGCACTTCCGGAATCTGCTCGTCGAGTGCTATCGGGTTCCGGAACGCAAGATCAGGGTTATTCCTCCTGGTGTCGATCTCGCCCGCTTTCGCCCATCGGACTCTCCCTCGGCGTCATGCACCATCCTCTGTGTTCGACGCCTCGAGCGGAGGATGGGTATCCATGTTCTGCTCCGGTCGTGGCGAGCCGTCATCGCTGCCCATCCCGACGCCCGCCTGGTGATAGTCGGTACAGGTACCGAAGAATCGGCCCTCCGAGGACAAGCTGCCGAGGCTGGCTACCTGGACTCGATCACATTCGAGGGAACTGCCACCGACGGACGACTGGCTCAGTTGTACGGGCAGGCGGCTCTGACCGTCGTGCCATCCGTTGCGTTGGAAGGGTTCGGGCTCATTGCGCTGGAATCCCTGGCCGCCGGGCGCGCCCCGATCGTGACCGAGTGCGGCGGATTACCTGACTCCGTGCAGGAACTCGACCCTTCCTTGATCGTTCCCCCCGGCGACGCCGATGCGCTCGGAGAGCGCATCGTCCGGGCTCTGGACGGACACATGCCCGGTCCCGGGCAGTGTCGCACTCACGCCGAATCGTTCTCCTGGGACGCCGCCTCGCAGCAACACATCTCGATGTACGAGGAACTGGTCTCATGA
- a CDS encoding glycosyltransferase family 2 protein yields the protein MAAATVSVCVPAYNAASTLEETVRSVLDQDVEIDLVILDNASEDATQSIARSFSDPRVRVFCNDVVLPIGANWNRVVGFSTGRLVKVVCADDVLMPGSLEMQIRVMDDPAIALSSAKFDVIDEGGALRESRLGIPGLEGLHTPRTLMRTIVRRGPADFGPTAAAMFRREHFDRVGGFRGDLVFPMDVDLFARVTAFGMFFGMSELVAAWRDSTFNMCSRTSTVSKLSDMLRFHHRIARDYPEFVCPADVLAGDMRLMRAAVQRLAVRSRTVVARRTRLQVDC from the coding sequence ATGGCTGCTGCCACGGTTTCCGTCTGCGTTCCGGCATACAACGCCGCCAGCACTCTCGAAGAGACGGTGCGATCGGTCCTCGACCAGGACGTCGAAATCGATCTGGTAATTCTCGACAATGCGAGCGAAGACGCCACACAATCTATTGCGCGCTCGTTCAGCGACCCACGGGTGCGAGTCTTTTGCAACGACGTAGTTCTGCCGATCGGCGCCAACTGGAACAGGGTAGTGGGATTCTCGACCGGCCGATTGGTGAAGGTCGTCTGTGCGGACGATGTCCTGATGCCCGGATCGCTCGAAATGCAAATTCGTGTAATGGACGATCCGGCAATAGCTCTCAGCTCCGCCAAGTTCGACGTGATCGACGAGGGTGGGGCGCTGCGTGAGTCGCGATTGGGGATTCCCGGCTTGGAGGGGCTCCATACTCCGCGCACTCTGATGAGGACAATTGTCCGACGAGGGCCGGCCGACTTCGGACCGACAGCGGCCGCGATGTTCAGGCGAGAGCATTTTGATCGTGTGGGCGGATTCCGCGGTGATCTCGTTTTCCCCATGGACGTTGATCTGTTCGCGCGAGTGACAGCCTTCGGGATGTTCTTCGGGATGTCCGAGCTCGTGGCTGCGTGGCGGGACTCCACGTTCAACATGTGCAGTCGGACATCGACGGTCAGCAAGTTGTCGGATATGCTTCGCTTCCATCACCGAATTGCTCGTGACTATCCCGAGTTCGTCTGTCCTGCAGATGTTCTTGCTGGTGATATGCGGCTGATGAGAGCGGCGGTTCAGCGGCTCGCCGTGCGATCCCGCACCGTTGTGGCGCGAAGGACTCGGTTGCAAGTCGACTGCTGA